A window of Calonectris borealis chromosome 3, bCalBor7.hap1.2, whole genome shotgun sequence contains these coding sequences:
- the SYNCRIP gene encoding heterogeneous nuclear ribonucleoprotein Q isoform X2: protein MATEHVNGNGTEEPMDTSAAVTHSEHFQTLLDAGLPQKVAEKLDEIYVAGLVAHSDLDERAIEALKEFNEEGALAVLQQFKDSDLSHVQNKSAFLCGVMKTYRQREKQGTKVADSSKGPDEAKIKALLERTGYTLDVTTGQRKYGGPPPESVYSGQQPSVGTEIFVGKIPRDLFEDELVPLFEKAGPIWDLRLMMDPLTGLNRGYAFVTFCTKEAAQEAVKLYNNHEIRSGKHIGVCISVANNRLFVGSIPKSKTKEQIVEEFSKVTEGLTDVILYHQPDDKKKNRGFCFLEYEDHKTAAQARRRLMSGKVKVWGNVVTVEWADPIEDPDPEVMAKVKVLFVRNLANTVTEEILEKAFSQFGKLERVKKLKDYAFIHFDERDGAVKAMEEMNGKDLEGENIEIVFAKPPDQKRKERKAQRQAAKNQMYDDYYYYGPPHMPPPTRGRGRGGRGGYGYPPDYYGYEDYYDYYGYDYHNYRGGYEDPYYGYEDFQVGARGRGGRGARGAAPSRGRGAAPPRGRAGYAQRGGPGSARGVRGARGGAQQQRGRGQGKGVEAGPDLLQ from the exons ATGGCTACTGAACATGTTAATGGGAATGGTACTGAAGAGCCCATGGATACTTCTGCTGCAGTTACCCATTCTGAGCATTTCCAGACATTGCTTGATGCTGGTTTACCACAGAAAGTTGCTGAAAAACTAGATGAAATTTACGTTGCAG ggCTAGTTGCACATAGTGATCTAGATGAAAGAGCTATTGAAGCTTTAAAGGAATTTAATGAAGAAGGTGCATTGGCAGTGCTTCAGCAGTTTAAAGACAGTGATCTCTCACATGTTCAG AACAAAAGTGCCTTTTTATGTGGAGTCATGAAGACATACAGGCAGAGGGAAAAACAGGGGACCAAGGTGGCAGATTCTAGCAAAGGACCAGATGAGGCAAAAATTAAG GCACTCTTGGAGAGAACCGGCTACACTCTTGACGTGACTACTGGACAGAGAAAGTATGGTGGACCTCCTCCAGAGTCTGTATATTCAGGACAACAACCTTCCGTTGGTACAGAG ATATTTGTGGGCAAGATTCCAAGAGACTTGTTCGAAGACGAACTTGTTCCATTATTTGAGAAAGCTGGCCCTATATGGGATCTTCGCTTAATGATGGATCCACTAACTGGTCTAAATAGAGGATATGCTTTTGTCACTTTTTGTACTAAAGAGGCAGCTCAGGAAGCTGTTAAACTG tacaACAACCATGAAATTCGTTCTGGAAAACACATTGGGGTATGCATCTCTGTTGCCAATAATAGGCTTTTTGTTGGTTCTATTCCTAAGAGTAAAACCAAGGAGCAAATTGTTGAAGAATTTAGCAAAGTAACAG AGGGTCTTACAGATGTCATATTATATCATCAGCCTGATGACAAGAAAAAGAACCGgggtttctgttttcttgaatATGAAGATCACAAAACTGCCGCTCAAGCCAGACGTAGGTTAATGAGCGGCAAAGTGAAAGTCTGGGGAAATGTTGTTACGGTTGAATGGGCTGACCCTATAGAAGACCCAGATCCTGAAGTCATGGCAAAG gTAAAAGTTTTGTTTGTACGCAATCTTGCCAATACTGTAACAGAGGAGATACTAGAAAAGGCCTTCAGTCAATTTGGAAAGCTAGAGCGAGTGAAGAAGCTAAAAGACTATGCTTTCATTCATTTTGATGAACGGGATGGTGCTGTAAAG GCAATGGAAGAAATGAATGGCAAAGATTTAGAGGGAGAAAACATTGAAATTGTTTTTGCTAAGCCACCAgatcaaaaaaggaaagaacgGAAAGCTCAGAGACAAGCGGCTAAAAATCAGAT gtATGATGATTACTACTATTATGGTCCACCTCATATGCCCCCTCCAACAAGAGGTCGAGGCCGAGGAGGTAGAGGTGGTTACGGATATCCCCCTGACTATTACGGATATGAagattattatgattattatggCTATGACTACCATAACTATCGTGGTGGATATGAAGATCCTTACTATGGTTATGAAGATTTTCAAGTTGGAGCTAGAGGAAGGGGTGGTAGAGGAGCAAGGGGTGCTGCTCCATCCAGAGGTCGCGGGGCTGCTCCTCCCCGTGGCAGAGCCGGTTATGCACAGAGAGGTGGTCCTGGATCAGCAAGAGGCGTTCGTGGTGCGAGAGGAGGTGCCCAGCAACAAAGAGGCCGCGGG CAGGGAAAAGGGGTCGAGGCCGGTCCTGACCTGTTACAATGA
- the SYNCRIP gene encoding heterogeneous nuclear ribonucleoprotein Q isoform X3 gives MATEHVNGNGTEEPMDTSAAVTHSEHFQTLLDAGLPQKVAEKLDEIYVAGLVAHSDLDERAIEALKEFNEEGALAVLQQFKDSDLSHVQNKSAFLCGVMKTYRQREKQGTKVADSSKGPDEAKIKALLERTGYTLDVTTGQRKYGGPPPESVYSGQQPSVGTEIFVGKIPRDLFEDELVPLFEKAGPIWDLRLMMDPLTGLNRGYAFVTFCTKEAAQEAVKLYNNHEIRSGKHIGVCISVANNRLFVGSIPKSKTKEQIVEEFSKVTEGLTDVILYHQPDDKKKNRGFCFLEYEDHKTAAQARRRLMSGKVKVWGNVVTVEWADPIEDPDPEVMAKVKVLFVRNLANTVTEEILEKAFSQFGKLERVKKLKDYAFIHFDERDGAVKAMEEMNGKDLEGENIEIVFAKPPDQKRKERKAQRQAAKNQMYDDYYYYGPPHMPPPTRGRGRGGRGGYGYPPDYYGYEDYYDYYGYDYHNYRGGYEDPYYGYEDFQVGARGRGGRGARGAAPSRGRGAAPPRGRAGYAQRGGPGSARGVRGARGGAQQQRGRGGKGVEAGPDLLQ, from the exons ATGGCTACTGAACATGTTAATGGGAATGGTACTGAAGAGCCCATGGATACTTCTGCTGCAGTTACCCATTCTGAGCATTTCCAGACATTGCTTGATGCTGGTTTACCACAGAAAGTTGCTGAAAAACTAGATGAAATTTACGTTGCAG ggCTAGTTGCACATAGTGATCTAGATGAAAGAGCTATTGAAGCTTTAAAGGAATTTAATGAAGAAGGTGCATTGGCAGTGCTTCAGCAGTTTAAAGACAGTGATCTCTCACATGTTCAG AACAAAAGTGCCTTTTTATGTGGAGTCATGAAGACATACAGGCAGAGGGAAAAACAGGGGACCAAGGTGGCAGATTCTAGCAAAGGACCAGATGAGGCAAAAATTAAG GCACTCTTGGAGAGAACCGGCTACACTCTTGACGTGACTACTGGACAGAGAAAGTATGGTGGACCTCCTCCAGAGTCTGTATATTCAGGACAACAACCTTCCGTTGGTACAGAG ATATTTGTGGGCAAGATTCCAAGAGACTTGTTCGAAGACGAACTTGTTCCATTATTTGAGAAAGCTGGCCCTATATGGGATCTTCGCTTAATGATGGATCCACTAACTGGTCTAAATAGAGGATATGCTTTTGTCACTTTTTGTACTAAAGAGGCAGCTCAGGAAGCTGTTAAACTG tacaACAACCATGAAATTCGTTCTGGAAAACACATTGGGGTATGCATCTCTGTTGCCAATAATAGGCTTTTTGTTGGTTCTATTCCTAAGAGTAAAACCAAGGAGCAAATTGTTGAAGAATTTAGCAAAGTAACAG AGGGTCTTACAGATGTCATATTATATCATCAGCCTGATGACAAGAAAAAGAACCGgggtttctgttttcttgaatATGAAGATCACAAAACTGCCGCTCAAGCCAGACGTAGGTTAATGAGCGGCAAAGTGAAAGTCTGGGGAAATGTTGTTACGGTTGAATGGGCTGACCCTATAGAAGACCCAGATCCTGAAGTCATGGCAAAG gTAAAAGTTTTGTTTGTACGCAATCTTGCCAATACTGTAACAGAGGAGATACTAGAAAAGGCCTTCAGTCAATTTGGAAAGCTAGAGCGAGTGAAGAAGCTAAAAGACTATGCTTTCATTCATTTTGATGAACGGGATGGTGCTGTAAAG GCAATGGAAGAAATGAATGGCAAAGATTTAGAGGGAGAAAACATTGAAATTGTTTTTGCTAAGCCACCAgatcaaaaaaggaaagaacgGAAAGCTCAGAGACAAGCGGCTAAAAATCAGAT gtATGATGATTACTACTATTATGGTCCACCTCATATGCCCCCTCCAACAAGAGGTCGAGGCCGAGGAGGTAGAGGTGGTTACGGATATCCCCCTGACTATTACGGATATGAagattattatgattattatggCTATGACTACCATAACTATCGTGGTGGATATGAAGATCCTTACTATGGTTATGAAGATTTTCAAGTTGGAGCTAGAGGAAGGGGTGGTAGAGGAGCAAGGGGTGCTGCTCCATCCAGAGGTCGCGGGGCTGCTCCTCCCCGTGGCAGAGCCGGTTATGCACAGAGAGGTGGTCCTGGATCAGCAAGAGGCGTTCGTGGTGCGAGAGGAGGTGCCCAGCAACAAAGAGGCCGCGGG GGAAAAGGGGTCGAGGCCGGTCCTGACCTGTTACAATGA
- the SYNCRIP gene encoding heterogeneous nuclear ribonucleoprotein Q isoform X5 encodes MKTYRQREKQGTKVADSSKGPDEAKIKALLERTGYTLDVTTGQRKYGGPPPESVYSGQQPSVGTEIFVGKIPRDLFEDELVPLFEKAGPIWDLRLMMDPLTGLNRGYAFVTFCTKEAAQEAVKLYNNHEIRSGKHIGVCISVANNRLFVGSIPKSKTKEQIVEEFSKVTEGLTDVILYHQPDDKKKNRGFCFLEYEDHKTAAQARRRLMSGKVKVWGNVVTVEWADPIEDPDPEVMAKVKVLFVRNLANTVTEEILEKAFSQFGKLERVKKLKDYAFIHFDERDGAVKAMEEMNGKDLEGENIEIVFAKPPDQKRKERKAQRQAAKNQMYDDYYYYGPPHMPPPTRGRGRGGRGGYGYPPDYYGYEDYYDYYGYDYHNYRGGYEDPYYGYEDFQVGARGRGGRGARGAAPSRGRGAAPPRGRAGYAQRGGPGSARGVRGARGGAQQQRGRGVRGARGGRGGNVGGKRKADGYNQPDSKRRQTNNQNWGSQPIAQQPLQGGDHSGNYGYKSENQEFYQDSFGQQWK; translated from the exons ATGAAGACATACAGGCAGAGGGAAAAACAGGGGACCAAGGTGGCAGATTCTAGCAAAGGACCAGATGAGGCAAAAATTAAG GCACTCTTGGAGAGAACCGGCTACACTCTTGACGTGACTACTGGACAGAGAAAGTATGGTGGACCTCCTCCAGAGTCTGTATATTCAGGACAACAACCTTCCGTTGGTACAGAG ATATTTGTGGGCAAGATTCCAAGAGACTTGTTCGAAGACGAACTTGTTCCATTATTTGAGAAAGCTGGCCCTATATGGGATCTTCGCTTAATGATGGATCCACTAACTGGTCTAAATAGAGGATATGCTTTTGTCACTTTTTGTACTAAAGAGGCAGCTCAGGAAGCTGTTAAACTG tacaACAACCATGAAATTCGTTCTGGAAAACACATTGGGGTATGCATCTCTGTTGCCAATAATAGGCTTTTTGTTGGTTCTATTCCTAAGAGTAAAACCAAGGAGCAAATTGTTGAAGAATTTAGCAAAGTAACAG AGGGTCTTACAGATGTCATATTATATCATCAGCCTGATGACAAGAAAAAGAACCGgggtttctgttttcttgaatATGAAGATCACAAAACTGCCGCTCAAGCCAGACGTAGGTTAATGAGCGGCAAAGTGAAAGTCTGGGGAAATGTTGTTACGGTTGAATGGGCTGACCCTATAGAAGACCCAGATCCTGAAGTCATGGCAAAG gTAAAAGTTTTGTTTGTACGCAATCTTGCCAATACTGTAACAGAGGAGATACTAGAAAAGGCCTTCAGTCAATTTGGAAAGCTAGAGCGAGTGAAGAAGCTAAAAGACTATGCTTTCATTCATTTTGATGAACGGGATGGTGCTGTAAAG GCAATGGAAGAAATGAATGGCAAAGATTTAGAGGGAGAAAACATTGAAATTGTTTTTGCTAAGCCACCAgatcaaaaaaggaaagaacgGAAAGCTCAGAGACAAGCGGCTAAAAATCAGAT gtATGATGATTACTACTATTATGGTCCACCTCATATGCCCCCTCCAACAAGAGGTCGAGGCCGAGGAGGTAGAGGTGGTTACGGATATCCCCCTGACTATTACGGATATGAagattattatgattattatggCTATGACTACCATAACTATCGTGGTGGATATGAAGATCCTTACTATGGTTATGAAGATTTTCAAGTTGGAGCTAGAGGAAGGGGTGGTAGAGGAGCAAGGGGTGCTGCTCCATCCAGAGGTCGCGGGGCTGCTCCTCCCCGTGGCAGAGCCGGTTATGCACAGAGAGGTGGTCCTGGATCAGCAAGAGGCGTTCGTGGTGCGAGAGGAGGTGCCCAGCAACAAAGAGGCCGCGGGGTACGTGGTGCGAGGGGTGGCCGCGGTGGAAATGTAGGAGGAAAGCGCAAAGCTGATGGGTACAACCAGCCAGATTCCAAGCGGCGCCAGACCAATAATCAGAACTGGGGCTCCCAACCCATTGCTCAGCAACCGCTCCAAGGTGGTGATCATTCTGGTAACTATGGTTACAAATCTGAAAACCAGGAGTTTTATCAGGATTCTTTTGGGCAACAGTGGAAATAG
- the SYNCRIP gene encoding heterogeneous nuclear ribonucleoprotein Q isoform X1, which translates to MATEHVNGNGTEEPMDTSAAVTHSEHFQTLLDAGLPQKVAEKLDEIYVAGLVAHSDLDERAIEALKEFNEEGALAVLQQFKDSDLSHVQNKSAFLCGVMKTYRQREKQGTKVADSSKGPDEAKIKALLERTGYTLDVTTGQRKYGGPPPESVYSGQQPSVGTEIFVGKIPRDLFEDELVPLFEKAGPIWDLRLMMDPLTGLNRGYAFVTFCTKEAAQEAVKLYNNHEIRSGKHIGVCISVANNRLFVGSIPKSKTKEQIVEEFSKVTEGLTDVILYHQPDDKKKNRGFCFLEYEDHKTAAQARRRLMSGKVKVWGNVVTVEWADPIEDPDPEVMAKVKVLFVRNLANTVTEEILEKAFSQFGKLERVKKLKDYAFIHFDERDGAVKAMEEMNGKDLEGENIEIVFAKPPDQKRKERKAQRQAAKNQMYDDYYYYGPPHMPPPTRGRGRGGRGGYGYPPDYYGYEDYYDYYGYDYHNYRGGYEDPYYGYEDFQVGARGRGGRGARGAAPSRGRGAAPPRGRAGYAQRGGPGSARGVRGARGGAQQQRGRGVRGARGGRGGNVGGKRKADGYNQPDSKRRQTNNQNWGSQPIAQQPLQGKRGRGRS; encoded by the exons ATGGCTACTGAACATGTTAATGGGAATGGTACTGAAGAGCCCATGGATACTTCTGCTGCAGTTACCCATTCTGAGCATTTCCAGACATTGCTTGATGCTGGTTTACCACAGAAAGTTGCTGAAAAACTAGATGAAATTTACGTTGCAG ggCTAGTTGCACATAGTGATCTAGATGAAAGAGCTATTGAAGCTTTAAAGGAATTTAATGAAGAAGGTGCATTGGCAGTGCTTCAGCAGTTTAAAGACAGTGATCTCTCACATGTTCAG AACAAAAGTGCCTTTTTATGTGGAGTCATGAAGACATACAGGCAGAGGGAAAAACAGGGGACCAAGGTGGCAGATTCTAGCAAAGGACCAGATGAGGCAAAAATTAAG GCACTCTTGGAGAGAACCGGCTACACTCTTGACGTGACTACTGGACAGAGAAAGTATGGTGGACCTCCTCCAGAGTCTGTATATTCAGGACAACAACCTTCCGTTGGTACAGAG ATATTTGTGGGCAAGATTCCAAGAGACTTGTTCGAAGACGAACTTGTTCCATTATTTGAGAAAGCTGGCCCTATATGGGATCTTCGCTTAATGATGGATCCACTAACTGGTCTAAATAGAGGATATGCTTTTGTCACTTTTTGTACTAAAGAGGCAGCTCAGGAAGCTGTTAAACTG tacaACAACCATGAAATTCGTTCTGGAAAACACATTGGGGTATGCATCTCTGTTGCCAATAATAGGCTTTTTGTTGGTTCTATTCCTAAGAGTAAAACCAAGGAGCAAATTGTTGAAGAATTTAGCAAAGTAACAG AGGGTCTTACAGATGTCATATTATATCATCAGCCTGATGACAAGAAAAAGAACCGgggtttctgttttcttgaatATGAAGATCACAAAACTGCCGCTCAAGCCAGACGTAGGTTAATGAGCGGCAAAGTGAAAGTCTGGGGAAATGTTGTTACGGTTGAATGGGCTGACCCTATAGAAGACCCAGATCCTGAAGTCATGGCAAAG gTAAAAGTTTTGTTTGTACGCAATCTTGCCAATACTGTAACAGAGGAGATACTAGAAAAGGCCTTCAGTCAATTTGGAAAGCTAGAGCGAGTGAAGAAGCTAAAAGACTATGCTTTCATTCATTTTGATGAACGGGATGGTGCTGTAAAG GCAATGGAAGAAATGAATGGCAAAGATTTAGAGGGAGAAAACATTGAAATTGTTTTTGCTAAGCCACCAgatcaaaaaaggaaagaacgGAAAGCTCAGAGACAAGCGGCTAAAAATCAGAT gtATGATGATTACTACTATTATGGTCCACCTCATATGCCCCCTCCAACAAGAGGTCGAGGCCGAGGAGGTAGAGGTGGTTACGGATATCCCCCTGACTATTACGGATATGAagattattatgattattatggCTATGACTACCATAACTATCGTGGTGGATATGAAGATCCTTACTATGGTTATGAAGATTTTCAAGTTGGAGCTAGAGGAAGGGGTGGTAGAGGAGCAAGGGGTGCTGCTCCATCCAGAGGTCGCGGGGCTGCTCCTCCCCGTGGCAGAGCCGGTTATGCACAGAGAGGTGGTCCTGGATCAGCAAGAGGCGTTCGTGGTGCGAGAGGAGGTGCCCAGCAACAAAGAGGCCGCGGGGTACGTGGTGCGAGGGGTGGCCGCGGTGGAAATGTAGGAGGAAAGCGCAAAGCTGATGGGTACAACCAGCCAGATTCCAAGCGGCGCCAGACCAATAATCAGAACTGGGGCTCCCAACCCATTGCTCAGCAACCGCTCCAAG GGAAAAGGGGTCGAGGCCGGTCCTGA
- the SYNCRIP gene encoding heterogeneous nuclear ribonucleoprotein Q isoform X4: protein MATEHVNGNGTEEPMDTSAAVTHSEHFQTLLDAGLPQKVAEKLDEIYVAGLVAHSDLDERAIEALKEFNEEGALAVLQQFKDSDLSHVQNKSAFLCGVMKTYRQREKQGTKVADSSKGPDEAKIKALLERTGYTLDVTTGQRKYGGPPPESVYSGQQPSVGTEIFVGKIPRDLFEDELVPLFEKAGPIWDLRLMMDPLTGLNRGYAFVTFCTKEAAQEAVKLYNNHEIRSGKHIGVCISVANNRLFVGSIPKSKTKEQIVEEFSKVTEGLTDVILYHQPDDKKKNRGFCFLEYEDHKTAAQARRRLMSGKVKVWGNVVTVEWADPIEDPDPEVMAKVKVLFVRNLANTVTEEILEKAFSQFGKLERVKKLKDYAFIHFDERDGAVKAMEEMNGKDLEGENIEIVFAKPPDQKRKERKAQRQAAKNQMYDDYYYYGPPHMPPPTRGRGRGGRGGYGYPPDYYGYEDYYDYYGYDYHNYRGGYEDPYYGYEDFQVGARGRGGRGARGAAPSRGRGAAPPRGRAGYAQRGGPGSARGVRGARGGAQQQRGRGVRGARGGRGGNVGGKRKADGYNQPDSKRRQTNNQNWGSQPIAQQPLQGGDHSGNYGYKSENQEFYQDSFGQQWK from the exons ATGGCTACTGAACATGTTAATGGGAATGGTACTGAAGAGCCCATGGATACTTCTGCTGCAGTTACCCATTCTGAGCATTTCCAGACATTGCTTGATGCTGGTTTACCACAGAAAGTTGCTGAAAAACTAGATGAAATTTACGTTGCAG ggCTAGTTGCACATAGTGATCTAGATGAAAGAGCTATTGAAGCTTTAAAGGAATTTAATGAAGAAGGTGCATTGGCAGTGCTTCAGCAGTTTAAAGACAGTGATCTCTCACATGTTCAG AACAAAAGTGCCTTTTTATGTGGAGTCATGAAGACATACAGGCAGAGGGAAAAACAGGGGACCAAGGTGGCAGATTCTAGCAAAGGACCAGATGAGGCAAAAATTAAG GCACTCTTGGAGAGAACCGGCTACACTCTTGACGTGACTACTGGACAGAGAAAGTATGGTGGACCTCCTCCAGAGTCTGTATATTCAGGACAACAACCTTCCGTTGGTACAGAG ATATTTGTGGGCAAGATTCCAAGAGACTTGTTCGAAGACGAACTTGTTCCATTATTTGAGAAAGCTGGCCCTATATGGGATCTTCGCTTAATGATGGATCCACTAACTGGTCTAAATAGAGGATATGCTTTTGTCACTTTTTGTACTAAAGAGGCAGCTCAGGAAGCTGTTAAACTG tacaACAACCATGAAATTCGTTCTGGAAAACACATTGGGGTATGCATCTCTGTTGCCAATAATAGGCTTTTTGTTGGTTCTATTCCTAAGAGTAAAACCAAGGAGCAAATTGTTGAAGAATTTAGCAAAGTAACAG AGGGTCTTACAGATGTCATATTATATCATCAGCCTGATGACAAGAAAAAGAACCGgggtttctgttttcttgaatATGAAGATCACAAAACTGCCGCTCAAGCCAGACGTAGGTTAATGAGCGGCAAAGTGAAAGTCTGGGGAAATGTTGTTACGGTTGAATGGGCTGACCCTATAGAAGACCCAGATCCTGAAGTCATGGCAAAG gTAAAAGTTTTGTTTGTACGCAATCTTGCCAATACTGTAACAGAGGAGATACTAGAAAAGGCCTTCAGTCAATTTGGAAAGCTAGAGCGAGTGAAGAAGCTAAAAGACTATGCTTTCATTCATTTTGATGAACGGGATGGTGCTGTAAAG GCAATGGAAGAAATGAATGGCAAAGATTTAGAGGGAGAAAACATTGAAATTGTTTTTGCTAAGCCACCAgatcaaaaaaggaaagaacgGAAAGCTCAGAGACAAGCGGCTAAAAATCAGAT gtATGATGATTACTACTATTATGGTCCACCTCATATGCCCCCTCCAACAAGAGGTCGAGGCCGAGGAGGTAGAGGTGGTTACGGATATCCCCCTGACTATTACGGATATGAagattattatgattattatggCTATGACTACCATAACTATCGTGGTGGATATGAAGATCCTTACTATGGTTATGAAGATTTTCAAGTTGGAGCTAGAGGAAGGGGTGGTAGAGGAGCAAGGGGTGCTGCTCCATCCAGAGGTCGCGGGGCTGCTCCTCCCCGTGGCAGAGCCGGTTATGCACAGAGAGGTGGTCCTGGATCAGCAAGAGGCGTTCGTGGTGCGAGAGGAGGTGCCCAGCAACAAAGAGGCCGCGGGGTACGTGGTGCGAGGGGTGGCCGCGGTGGAAATGTAGGAGGAAAGCGCAAAGCTGATGGGTACAACCAGCCAGATTCCAAGCGGCGCCAGACCAATAATCAGAACTGGGGCTCCCAACCCATTGCTCAGCAACCGCTCCAAGGTGGTGATCATTCTGGTAACTATGGTTACAAATCTGAAAACCAGGAGTTTTATCAGGATTCTTTTGGGCAACAGTGGAAATAG